One region of Citrus sinensis cultivar Valencia sweet orange chromosome 6, DVS_A1.0, whole genome shotgun sequence genomic DNA includes:
- the LOC102621879 gene encoding cystathionine gamma-synthase 1, chloroplastic produces MAVSSCSSQKILSFSSSCSSFECRSDPDFSGSARFDKPRISAARVIGASTASFSGVSSLIFRFPPNFVRQLSTKARRNCSNIGVAQIVAASWSNSVGSGSNSAAATAASAAPAPPAPVEITSGDDIALVDGLKNVQLEALADLKNEASFLSSDGSLAIHAGERLGRGIVTDAITTPVVNTSAYFFKKTAELIDFKEKRRASFEYGRYGNPTTVVVEEKMSALEGAESTVIMASGMSASTVMLLALVPAGGHIVTTTDCYRKTRIFIETVLPKMGITATVIDPADMEGLEAALNNNNVSLFFTESPTNPFLRCVDVKLVSDLCHKKGAIVCIDGTFATPLNQKALSLGADLVLHSATKFIGGHNDVLAGCISGSEKLVTQIRNLHHVLGGALNPNAAYLIIRGMKTLHLRVQQQNSTALRMAKILEAHPKVKRVHYPGLKSHPEHHIATQQMTGFGGVVSFEVDGDLTATIKFIDALKIPYIAPSFGGCESIVDQPAIMSYWDLSQSERLKYGIMDNLVRFSFGVEDFEDLKADVLQALHAI; encoded by the exons ATGGCCGTGTCCTCATGTTCGAGTCAAAAAATTTTGTCCTTCTCTTCTTCATGTTCGTCTTTTGAGTGCCGGTCCGATCCCGACTTCTCGGGCTCCGCTCGGTTTGATAAACCGAGGATCTCGGCGGCGCGAGTCATTGGAGCCTCGACGGCGTCGTTTAGCGGCGTGTCGTCTCTGATTTTCAGGTTTCCGCCGAACTTCGTACGCCAGCTTAGCACGAAGGCCAGGAGGAACTGCAGCAACATCGGCGTGGCGCAAATCGTGGCGGCTTCGTGGTCGAACAGTGTGGGTTCCGGCTCTAACTCGGCGGCGGCTACAGCCGCTTCCGCTGCCCCGGCCCCGCCCGCCCCCGTCGAGATTACGAGCGGCGATGACATCGCGCTGGTTGACGGATTGAAAAATGTACAGCTGGAAGCCCTCGCTGATTTGAAAAACGAGGCTTCGTTTTTGAGCTCCGATGGGAGCCTTGCAATTCATGCCG GTGAAAGATTAGGTCGTGGTATAGTAACAGATGCAATTACTACCCCAGTGGTGAATACTTCTGCTTACTTCTTTAAGAAAACTGCTGAGCTTATTGATTTCAAG GAGAAACGTCGTGCAAGTTTTGAATATGGGAGGTATGGAAACCCAACAACTGTGGTCGTTGAGGAGAAGATGAG tgCACTTGAGGGGGCTGAATCAACTGTGATTATGGCATCTGGAATGAGTGCTAGCACAGTCATGTTGTTGGCATTGGTTCCAGCCGGTGGGCATATTGTGACAACCACTGATTGCTACAGGAAGACTAGGATTTTCATTGAGACTGTTCTGCCCAAAATGGGAATCACG GCTACGGTGATTGACCCAGCTGATATGGAAGGTTTGGAGGCAGCACTCAACAATAACAAT GTCTCACTATTCTTCACCGAGTCTCCAACCAATCCATTCCTGAGATGTGTGGATGTCAAACTGGTTTCAGATCTTTGCCATAAGAAAGGAGCAATAGTTTGCATAGATGGAACCTTTGCCACACCTCTCAATCAGAAGGCCCTCAGCCTTGGTGCTGATCTTGTACTGCACTCTGCAACAAAATTCATTGGTGGCCACAATGAT GTCCTTGCTGGGTGCATTAGTGGTTCAGAGAAGTTAGTTACACAAATTCGTAATTTGCATCATGTTTTGGGTGGTGCTCTCAACCCG AATGCCGCGTATTTGATCATTCGAGGCATGAAGACATTGCATCTTCGTGTACAGCAACAAAATTCAACTGCGTTGAGGATGGCCAAGATTTTAGAGGCACATCCAAAG GTGAAGCGCGTTCACTATCCAGGCTTGAAGAGTCATCCTGAGCATCACATTGCCACACAGCAAATGACTGGTTTTGGTGGGGTAGTTAGTTTTGAG GTTGATGGAGACCTAACGGCcaccataaaatttattgatgcCTTGAAAATCCCATATATTGCTCCATCCTTCGGTGGCTGTGAGAGCATTGTTGATCAGCCAGCTATAATGTCGTATTGGGACCTTAGCCAATCGGAGAGGCTCAAGTATGGGATTATGGATAACTTGGTTCGCTTTAGCTTTGGAGTGGaagattttgaagatttgaagGCTGATGTACTTCAGGCCCTGCACGCCATATAG
- the LOC102622169 gene encoding SPX domain-containing protein 4 gives MKFGKEFTTHLKETLPEWRDKFLCYKPLKKLLKHFPAADFQPHSQPTPTVDVVVIIDDDHNRTGSSSSNCWSLDRLQDWFVRILREELEKFNDFYIDKEEEFVIRFQELKDRIERVKEKTGGAFTSESEFSEEMMEIRKDFVTIHGEMVLLKNYSSLNFAGLLKILKKYDKRTGGLLRQPFTQLAVHQPFFTTESLTRLVHECEENLELLFPLEAEVIEATATTPDESKSQLNAANTLSDNPPNLRDETLDVYRSTLAAMKAIKGLRKASSTSNPLSFSSLFESLDDESIGAVTAENSACNSPALLNNREDNHDDTHSS, from the exons atgaaatttggcaaagAATTCACAACCCACTTGAAGGAGACATTGCCGGAGTGGAGGGACAAGTTTCTGTGCTACAAGCCTCTCAAAAAGCTCCTCAAACACTTCCCTGCGGCTGACTTTCAACCCCATTCACAGCCAACGCCCACCGTtgatgttgttgttattattgatgatgatcatAATCGTACGGGCAGCAGTAGCAGTAACTGCTGGTCTTTGGATCGGTTACAAGATTGGTTTGTCAGAATTCTCAGAGAAGAGCTTGAAAagtttaatgatttttatattgatAAGGAGGAAGAATTTGTCATCCGTTTTCAG GAGCTGAAGGACAGAATTGAGCGAGTCAAGGAGAAAACTGGTGGAGCTTTTACTTCTGAAAGTGAATTTAGCGAGGAAATGATGGAAATTCGGAAGGACTTTGTCACCATTCACGGGGAAATGGTtctccttaaaaattatagctCCCTAAATTTTGCAG GactattgaaaattttgaagaagtATGATAAAAGAACTGGGGGACTGTTGCGTCAACCTTTCACTCAACTTGCAGTTCATCAACCTTTCTTTACTACAGAATCTCTCACAAGGCTAGTCCATGAATGTGAGGAAAATCTTGAGCTTCTCTTCCCGTTGGAAGCGGAAGTCATTGAGGCTACTGCCACCACACCAGACGAATCAAAATCACAGCTGAATGCCGCAAACACATTGTCTGACAATCCACCAAATCTCAGGGATGAAACCTTGGATGTATATAGAAGCACCCTTGCTGCAATGAAAGCCATAAAAGGCCTTCGAAAGGCTAGCTCTACTTCTAACCCATTGTCATTCTCGTCTCTATTTGAGAGTCTGGATGATGAAAGCATTGGTGCTGTAACGGCTGAAAACTCTGCTTGTAACTCTCCAGCCTTGTTAAACAATCGAGAGGACAATCACGATGATACCCACTCTTCATGA
- the LOC102622474 gene encoding phosphate transporter PHO1 homolog 9 isoform X1 — MKFGKEFEAQLVQEWREAYMDYNYLKTILKEILHFKQKHTASPMTATTKEGRSLKRKVSFYRAFSGLTNKYRSYSPRKYRHEEDEAILVSSTVDEGDQYQTMFLMSSDEGGQFEVVFFRRLDDEFNKVVSFYKKKVEEAVAEADELSKQMNALIALRIKIDDPMLAGADISPSSSVSIHPNNGSKQQGQLHMEKIQELEMSSEGSSDGKTRADMNGFSRASLEVLDHVKLNVEPETPVSILKGVLMTSKSDRSFSRNELKKAEALMTRAFVEFYQKLRLLKSYCFLNQLAFSKIMKKYDKITSRNASKAYLQMVDNSNLGSSDEVTKLMERVEATFVKHFANGNHRKGMHTLRPKAKRERHTITFFLGTFFGFSLALIVAVVVAIHARNILESPGRTQYMENIFPLYSFFGYIILHMLMYAGDIYFWKRYRVNYSFIFGLKQGTELGYREVLLLSSGLAVLTFSCALSNLDMEMDPRTKSFRALTEVVPLGLLIIVTLITFCPFNIIYRSSRFFIIQCALRCICTPLYKVTLPDFFLADQLTSQVQALRSLEFYVCYYGWGDFKRRSNNCNQSEIFQKFYVVIAIIPYWFRFLQCLRRLFEEQDRVHGLNALKYSSTIVAVATRTIYSLRAGKTLLIVAAASSGVATIANTYWDIAIDWGLLRRNSRNPWLRDKLIVPIRSVYFIAMVLNILLRLAWMQTVLGFTEAPFLHRTALIAVVASLEIIRRGIWNFFRLENEHLNNVGKYRAFKSVPLPFNYDDDENKGS; from the exons ATGAAGTTTGGCAAAGAATTTGAAGCACAGTTGGTGCAAGAATGGAGAGAAGCATACATGGATTACAATTATCTGAAAACAATCTTGAAAGAAATCTTACATTTCAAGCAAAAACACACAGCATCTCCAATGACAGCAACAACAAAAGAAGGGAGGTCATTGAAGAGAAAGGTATCATTTTATAGAGCCTTCAGTGGGCTGACAAACAAGTACAGAAGCTACTCTCCAAGGAAGTATCGtcatgaagaagatgaagcaaTTTTGGTGAGTTCTACAGTTGATGAAGGAGACCAGTATCAGACAATGTTTTTGATGTCGTCTGACGAAGGAGGCCAGTTTGAGGTTGTGTTCTTTAGAAGGCTTGATGACGAGTTCAATAAAGTTGTTAGTTTTTATAAGAAGAAAGTTGAGGAAGCTGTGGCTGAGGCTGATGAGTTGAGTAAGCAAATGAATGCTTTGATTGCTCTTAGAATCAAGATTGATGATCCAATGTTAGCAGGAGCTGACATTTCTCCATCTTCATCAGTTTCTATTCATCCCAACAACGGCAGCAAGCAACAAG GGCAGTTGCATATGgagaaaattcaagaacttGAGATGAGTAGTGAGGGATCCTCTGATGGGAAAACGAGAGCTGATATGAACGGCTTTAGCCGAGCTTCATTGGAAGTGCTGGATCATGTAAAGCTCAATGTTGAGCCTGAAACGCCGGTATCGATATTAAAAGGAGTACTCATGACTTCAAAATCAGATAGGTCATTCAGCAGAAATGAGCTGAAGAAAGCAGAGGCGCTAATGACGAGGGCTTTTGTTGAGTTCTATCAGAAGCTTAGGCTTCTGAAAAGCTACTG CTTCTTGAATCAATTAGCATTCTCCAAGATCATGAAGAAGTATGACAAG ATCACTTCAAGGAATGCGTCAAAGGCATACTTACAGATGGTGGATAATTCTAATCTTGGCAGCTCTGATGAG GTTACTAAGCTCATGGAAAGAGTAGAAGCTACTTTTGTGAAGCACTTTGCAAATGGGAATCACAGAAAAGGAATGCACACATTAAGACCAAAAGCCAAAAGAGAGAGACACACCATTACATTTTTCTTAG GTACCTTCTTTGGCTTCTCTCTCGCGCTTATTGTTGCCGTTGTTGTCGCTATTCATGCAAGAAATATCCTTGAAAGTCCTGGAAGAACTCAGTACATGGAAAACATATTTCCACTTTACAG CTTTTTCGGATACATTATCCTGCATATGCTCATGTATGCTGGAGACATATACTTTTGGAAGCGCTACCGGGTTaattattcattcatttttgGCCTTAAGCAAGGAACAGAACTGGGTTATAGAGAAGTCCTTCTTCTCAGTTCAGGTCTTGCAGTCCTTACATTTTCTTGTGCGCTTTCAAATTTGGATATGGAGATGGACCCCAGAACAAAAAGCTTCAGAGCTCTAACCGAAGTAGTCCCTTTGGGTCTACTCATt ATTGTGACTCTTATAACATTTTGTCCTTTCAATATCATATACCGTTCAAGCAGATTCTTCATTATCCAATGTGCGTTGCGCTGCATTTGTACACCTCTTTACAAG GTTACCCTCCCAGATTTCTTCTTGGCAGACCAGCTCACTAGCCAG GTTCAAGCTCTCAGAAGCTTAGAATTCTACGTTTGCTATTATGGATGGGGAGACTTCAAAAGAAGATCAAATAATTGCAATCAGAGTGAAATTTTTCAGAAATTTTATGTAGTAATAGCAATCATACCATACTGGTTCCGGTTTCTTCAG TGCCTTCGCCGCCTATTCGAAGAGCAAGATAGAGTGCATGGTCTTAATGCTCTAAAATACTCATCAACAATTGTTGCTGTCGCTACAAGGACAATCTATAGCTTAAGAGCTGGGAAAACTTTGCTGATAGTGGCTGCTGCCAGTTCAGGAGTTGCAACAATTGCTAATACATACTGGGATATTGCCATAGACTGGGGTCTTCTGCGCCGAAATTCAAGAAACCCTTGGTTAAGAGACAAGCTCATTGTACCAATCAGaagtgtttattttatagccATG GTGTTGAACATCCTACTGAGACTAGCGTGGATGCAGACAGTGCTAGGCTTTACAGAAGCTCCATTTCTGCATAGAACAGCCTTAATTGCAGTAGTTGCTAGCTTGGAGATTATCCGGCGTGGCATCTGGAATTTCTTCAG GCTTGAAAATGAGCACTTGAACAACGTGGGGAAGTATAGGGCATTCAAGTCAGTACCTTTGCCTTTTAACtacgatgatgatgaaaacAAGGGATCATGA
- the LOC102622474 gene encoding phosphate transporter PHO1 homolog 9 isoform X2 — MEKIQELEMSSEGSSDGKTRADMNGFSRASLEVLDHVKLNVEPETPVSILKGVLMTSKSDRSFSRNELKKAEALMTRAFVEFYQKLRLLKSYCFLNQLAFSKIMKKYDKITSRNASKAYLQMVDNSNLGSSDEVTKLMERVEATFVKHFANGNHRKGMHTLRPKAKRERHTITFFLGTFFGFSLALIVAVVVAIHARNILESPGRTQYMENIFPLYSFFGYIILHMLMYAGDIYFWKRYRVNYSFIFGLKQGTELGYREVLLLSSGLAVLTFSCALSNLDMEMDPRTKSFRALTEVVPLGLLIIVTLITFCPFNIIYRSSRFFIIQCALRCICTPLYKVTLPDFFLADQLTSQVQALRSLEFYVCYYGWGDFKRRSNNCNQSEIFQKFYVVIAIIPYWFRFLQCLRRLFEEQDRVHGLNALKYSSTIVAVATRTIYSLRAGKTLLIVAAASSGVATIANTYWDIAIDWGLLRRNSRNPWLRDKLIVPIRSVYFIAMVLNILLRLAWMQTVLGFTEAPFLHRTALIAVVASLEIIRRGIWNFFRLENEHLNNVGKYRAFKSVPLPFNYDDDENKGS, encoded by the exons ATGgagaaaattcaagaacttGAGATGAGTAGTGAGGGATCCTCTGATGGGAAAACGAGAGCTGATATGAACGGCTTTAGCCGAGCTTCATTGGAAGTGCTGGATCATGTAAAGCTCAATGTTGAGCCTGAAACGCCGGTATCGATATTAAAAGGAGTACTCATGACTTCAAAATCAGATAGGTCATTCAGCAGAAATGAGCTGAAGAAAGCAGAGGCGCTAATGACGAGGGCTTTTGTTGAGTTCTATCAGAAGCTTAGGCTTCTGAAAAGCTACTG CTTCTTGAATCAATTAGCATTCTCCAAGATCATGAAGAAGTATGACAAG ATCACTTCAAGGAATGCGTCAAAGGCATACTTACAGATGGTGGATAATTCTAATCTTGGCAGCTCTGATGAG GTTACTAAGCTCATGGAAAGAGTAGAAGCTACTTTTGTGAAGCACTTTGCAAATGGGAATCACAGAAAAGGAATGCACACATTAAGACCAAAAGCCAAAAGAGAGAGACACACCATTACATTTTTCTTAG GTACCTTCTTTGGCTTCTCTCTCGCGCTTATTGTTGCCGTTGTTGTCGCTATTCATGCAAGAAATATCCTTGAAAGTCCTGGAAGAACTCAGTACATGGAAAACATATTTCCACTTTACAG CTTTTTCGGATACATTATCCTGCATATGCTCATGTATGCTGGAGACATATACTTTTGGAAGCGCTACCGGGTTaattattcattcatttttgGCCTTAAGCAAGGAACAGAACTGGGTTATAGAGAAGTCCTTCTTCTCAGTTCAGGTCTTGCAGTCCTTACATTTTCTTGTGCGCTTTCAAATTTGGATATGGAGATGGACCCCAGAACAAAAAGCTTCAGAGCTCTAACCGAAGTAGTCCCTTTGGGTCTACTCATt ATTGTGACTCTTATAACATTTTGTCCTTTCAATATCATATACCGTTCAAGCAGATTCTTCATTATCCAATGTGCGTTGCGCTGCATTTGTACACCTCTTTACAAG GTTACCCTCCCAGATTTCTTCTTGGCAGACCAGCTCACTAGCCAG GTTCAAGCTCTCAGAAGCTTAGAATTCTACGTTTGCTATTATGGATGGGGAGACTTCAAAAGAAGATCAAATAATTGCAATCAGAGTGAAATTTTTCAGAAATTTTATGTAGTAATAGCAATCATACCATACTGGTTCCGGTTTCTTCAG TGCCTTCGCCGCCTATTCGAAGAGCAAGATAGAGTGCATGGTCTTAATGCTCTAAAATACTCATCAACAATTGTTGCTGTCGCTACAAGGACAATCTATAGCTTAAGAGCTGGGAAAACTTTGCTGATAGTGGCTGCTGCCAGTTCAGGAGTTGCAACAATTGCTAATACATACTGGGATATTGCCATAGACTGGGGTCTTCTGCGCCGAAATTCAAGAAACCCTTGGTTAAGAGACAAGCTCATTGTACCAATCAGaagtgtttattttatagccATG GTGTTGAACATCCTACTGAGACTAGCGTGGATGCAGACAGTGCTAGGCTTTACAGAAGCTCCATTTCTGCATAGAACAGCCTTAATTGCAGTAGTTGCTAGCTTGGAGATTATCCGGCGTGGCATCTGGAATTTCTTCAG GCTTGAAAATGAGCACTTGAACAACGTGGGGAAGTATAGGGCATTCAAGTCAGTACCTTTGCCTTTTAACtacgatgatgatgaaaacAAGGGATCATGA
- the LOC102622773 gene encoding transmembrane emp24 domain-containing protein p24delta9 isoform X2 → MTVPISNLVTNVVIILGLFSKFGESMRFDLTSGHTKCVSEDINHNGMTVGKYSVVNPNEGYPLPDTHKLTVKVTSPYGNSYHQGDHVESGNFAFTAAEAGDYTACFWSPEHNPPATVTVEFEWKTGVVSKDWTKVAKKGQVDMMELELKKLFDTVSSIHEEMFYLRESFEFGVKGGRNARA, encoded by the exons ATGACCGTACCAATATCAAATCTTGTAACGAATGTAGTTATAATTCTtggtttattttcaaaatttggagAATCAATGAGGTTCGATCTGACATCAGGACACACGAAATGCGTATCAGAGGATATAAATCACAATGGAATGACTGTGGGAAAGTACAGTGTTGTTAATCCAAATGAAGGCTACCCTTTGCCTGATACGCACAAGCTCACTGTTAAG GTGACTTCGCCTTATGGGAACAGTTACCACCAGGGGGATCACGTGGAGTCGGGTAATTTTGCATTTACTGCAGCTGAAGCTGGTGACTATACTGCTTGCTTTTGGTCACCTGAGCACAACCCACCAGCAACTGTGACAGTTGAATTTGAGTGGAAGACCGGTGTAGTTTCCAAGGATTGGACTAAGGTTGCTAAGAAAGGGCAGGTTGAC ATGATGGAACTGGAGCTCAAGAAGTTATTTGATACCGTCTCATCCATTCATGAAGAAATGTTTTATCTTCGTGAGAG ttttgaatTTGGTGTTAAGGGAGGAAGAAATGCAAGAGcttaa
- the LOC102622773 gene encoding transmembrane emp24 domain-containing protein p24delta7 isoform X1, with product MTVPISNLVTNVVIILGLFSKFGESMRFDLTSGHTKCVSEDINHNGMTVGKYSVVNPNEGYPLPDTHKLTVKVTSPYGNSYHQGDHVESGNFAFTAAEAGDYTACFWSPEHNPPATVTVEFEWKTGVVSKDWTKVAKKGQVDMMELELKKLFDTVSSIHEEMFYLREREEEMQELNKTTNSRMASLGFISLVVCLSVAALQIWHLKTFFERKKLL from the exons ATGACCGTACCAATATCAAATCTTGTAACGAATGTAGTTATAATTCTtggtttattttcaaaatttggagAATCAATGAGGTTCGATCTGACATCAGGACACACGAAATGCGTATCAGAGGATATAAATCACAATGGAATGACTGTGGGAAAGTACAGTGTTGTTAATCCAAATGAAGGCTACCCTTTGCCTGATACGCACAAGCTCACTGTTAAG GTGACTTCGCCTTATGGGAACAGTTACCACCAGGGGGATCACGTGGAGTCGGGTAATTTTGCATTTACTGCAGCTGAAGCTGGTGACTATACTGCTTGCTTTTGGTCACCTGAGCACAACCCACCAGCAACTGTGACAGTTGAATTTGAGTGGAAGACCGGTGTAGTTTCCAAGGATTGGACTAAGGTTGCTAAGAAAGGGCAGGTTGAC ATGATGGAACTGGAGCTCAAGAAGTTATTTGATACCGTCTCATCCATTCATGAAGAAATGTTTTATCTTCGTGAGAG GGAGGAAGAAATGCAAGAGcttaataaaacaacaaattcCAGAATGGCGAGTCTTGGATTCATTTCGCTTGTTGTTTGCCTATCCGTTGCTGCATTGCAAATATGGCATCTGAAGACCTTCTTTGAGAGGAAGAAGCTCCTCTAG
- the LOC102623265 gene encoding uncharacterized protein At5g39570 has product MPYYADNDDDVTDFDDYDPTPYDGGYDITLTYGRPLPPSDETCYPSSSASDGDFDYARPKFSSHSEPSAYADEALNNEYSSYARPKPRPGFVPGSGGGSGYGGRPQPQPAYGIQPGMGRPEPYGSGRSESEYGSGYAKRPDSQEYGSGYGKRPESEEYGSGYGRKPDSEVYGSGYGRRPESGESGFGGRTESEYGGSAYGRKPEYESGYGQKPEYESGFGGKPGYESGYGSKPEFESGYGRKPEYESGYGSKPEFESGYGRKPEYESGYGSKHDDRSGYGSKPHESGYGRKPDYESGYGSKPEYESGYGRKPEYESGYGSKPEYESGYGRKPESEYEGGYGGGSEYGKFERKSSHGRSDDEEGYKKPSSYGYERRGDDDEYSGGSHEYGYGRKKKDDDSDDDNEKKHSRHKHQHHHRHYDDE; this is encoded by the exons ATGCCGTACTACGCTGACAATGACGATGACGTTACTGATTTCGACGATTACGATCCAACACCCTACGATGGTGGATACGACATCACTTTGACTTACGGCCGTCCTCTGCCACCGTCCGATGAGACTTGTTACCCATCATCGTCGGCGTCAGATGGGGACTTCGACTACGCTCGTCCCAAGTTCTCGTCGCACTCGGAGCCTTCAGCCTACGCTGACGAAGCTCTCAATAACGAGTACAGCTCCTACGCCCGACCAAAGCCTCGTCCCGGTTTCGTACCCGGGTCAGGGGGTGGGTCGGGTTATGGAGGAAGGCCCCAGCCGCAGCCGGCGTATGGGATTCAGCCTGGAATGGGAAGGCCCGAACCTTATGGGTCGGGGaggtctgaatctgaatatgGTTCTGGGTATGCGAAGAGGCCTGATTCGCAGGAATATGGATCTGGGTACGGAAAGAGACCCGAGTCGGAGGAATATGGATCTGGGTACGGCAGGAAACCTGATTCCGAGGTGTATGGCTCTGGATATGGGCGGAGACCCGAGTCGGGTGAATCCGGATTTGGTGGTAGGACTGAGTCCGAGTATGGAGGATCAGCGTATGGACGAAAACCCGAATATGAGTCCGGTTATGGCCAGAAACCGGAATATGAATCTGGCTTTGGTGGAAAACCAGGGTACGAGTCTGGATATGGAAGCAAACCCGAATTTGAATCCGGATATGGTAGGAAACCCGAGTACGAGTCTGGGTACGGCAGCAAGCCGGAATTTGAATCCGGCTATGGTAGGAAACCCGAGTATGAGTCCGGCTACGGGAGTAAGCATGATGATAGGTCCGGCTATGGGAGTAAGCCCCATGAATCTGGCTATGGGCGTAAACCCGATTATGAGTCCGGGTATGGCAGCAAACCGGAGTATGAATCTGGGTATGGGCGTAAGCCAGAGTATGAATCCGGGTATGGTAGCAAGCCGGAGTACGAGTCGGGGTATGGGAGGAAACCTGAATCTGAATACGAAGGCGGGTACGGCGGTGGTTCGGAGTATGGAAAATTTGAGAGGAAGTCGAGTCATGGGAGGTCTGATGACGAAGAAGGGTATAAGAAGCCCAGTAGTTATGGTTATGAGAGAcgtggtgatgatgatgaatataGCGGCGGGTCTCATGAATATGGCTATGGACGCAAGAAGAAG GATGATGACAGTGATGATGACAATGAGAAGAAGCATAGCCGCCATAAGCACCAGCACCACCACAGGCACTACGATGACGAGTGA
- the LOC102623565 gene encoding pectinesterase 31, whose translation MASCVVTVAQDGTGDYRTVQEAIDRVPLCNTRRTLIRISPGVYRQPVYVPKTKNLITLAGLCPENTVLTWNNTATKIEHHQAARVIGTGTFGCGSVIVEGEDFVAENITFENSAPEGSGQAVAIRVTADRCAFYNCRFLGWQDTLYLHYGKQYLKDCYIEGSVDFIFGNSTALIEHCHIHCKSQGFITAQSRKSSQETTGYVFLRCVITGNGGTGYIYLGRPWGPFGRVVFAFTYMDQCIRHVGWHNWGKVENERSACFYEYRCFGPGSCPAKRETWARELLDEEAEQFLMHNFIDPDPQRPWLAQRMALRIPYSA comes from the exons atggcaTCATGTGTGGTGACGGTGGCGCAGGATGGGACGGGGGATTACAGGACGGTGCAGGAGGCAATAGATAGGGTGCCGCTGTGCAACACTCGTCGGACTCTGATTCGTATATCACCTGGGGTTTATAGACAGCCGGTGTATGTGCCAAAGACTAAGAACCTCATTACACTCGCGGGTCTTTGTCCCGAAAACACCGTACTCACTTGGAATAACACCGCCACTAAAATTGAACACCATCAG GCTGCGAGGGTAATTGGGACTGGGACTTTTGGGTGTGGCAGTGTGATTGTGGAAGGAGAAGATTTCGTTGCTGAGAATATCACTTTCGAGAATTCTGCACCTGAG GGTTCCGGCCAAGCTGTGGCAATCAGGGTAACTGCAGACCGATGCGCCTTCTATAACTGCAGGTTTCTTGGTTGGCAG GATACTCTTTACTTGCATTATGGAAAACAGTATCTGAAAGATTGCTATATTGAAGGAAGTGTGGATTTTATATTTGGGAATAGTACTGCTCTCATAGAGCATTGTCATATCCACTGCAAGTCGCAAGGTTTTATTACTGCACAAAGCAGGAAATCCTCTCAGGAGACAACTGGTTATGTGTTTTTGAG ATGTGTGATCACTGGGAATGGAGGGACAGGATATATCTATCTTGGACGCCCATGGGGACCTTTCGGAAGGGTGGTCTTTGCATTTACATATATGGATCAATGTATCAGACATGTAGGCTGGCATAACTGGGGCAAAGTGGAGAACGAGAGGAGTGCTTGCTTTTATGAGTATAG GTGTTTTGGACCAGGTAGCTGCCCAGCAAAACGCGAAACCTGGGCTAGAGAACTGTTAGATGAAGAGGCAGAACAGTTTCTCATGCATAATTTCATCGACCCAGATCCTCAAAGACCTTGGCTTGCCCAGAGAATGGCCCTGAGGATACCATATTCTGCTTAA